The sequence AGACACCTGTTTagtcatccacctggctcaataGAAAAATGAGTTCGTTCATTctcataggaattgcccttaggAACTCGGCCGCGGTTGCATGCCATGGACTAATACCTTGACACATGGGGAATGGGTGGCGGGTTGGATACCAGGGAGAAACAATTTTGTGGCAAACCTTAGCACTTCTGATTACAAAAAGGCTTCCAGGTGTACCAATCAAAGAAGTGAAGCCTCTAAAACCAATAATATCACGACACATAAGGACGGTGACATGTTTATGACAATCGTATCCAACCATAGACAATTTCTCAGACATCTCGGATCTGGACAATTGGATGATATATCAACAGCTACCTTTTCTACTTATTTTTGCAAATACTAGATTAGAAAAATTAGATTAAAAACTGTCTCTCTTTTAAGTTTTTAACGTTTCTTATTCTTCTATTCGCTCTAAAATTCTGGTCTGAGGTGTTATCCGACATCTGTAATCATGGCGGAAGAGAAATTCAACCGTAAGAATCCAGCAGTGAAGAGAATCCTTCAAGAAGTTAAAGAAATGCAATCAAACCCCTCTGATGATTTCATGAGTCTCCCTCTTGAggtattcaaaaaccctaatttgtatttTTGTTGGAATTTAGTCATTTACAACCATCATCTATTCAATAAATAATTCAATTTTTGATTGTTCAGGAAAATTTATTCGAATGGCAATTTGCGATAAGAGGACCAGCTGATTCGGAATTTGAAGGAGGAATTTATCATGGGAGAATTCAGTTACCTTCTGAATATCCATTTAAACCTCCTTCCTTTATGTTGTTAACACCAAATGGTCGATTTGAAACGCAAACTAAGATATGCTTAAGCATATCCAATCATCACCCTGAACATTGGCAACCATCATGGAGTGGTACACAAACTTCTTTTGCTTCATTTGTTTCTTATGATCCTGAATTTGAATTTACTTAAATTATGTACTTGTATAATGCACAAACCTGGCTCGCTTAGTGCTTGTGTTCTTTACCTATGTGTTGCTgatatgttttatttttgttgCAGTTCGAACTGCATTGGTAGCACTAATTGCGTTCATGCCAACAAACCCAGGCGGTGCATTGGGTTCATTAGACTATAAGAAGGAAGAAAGGCGTGTCCTTGCAGTTAAATCGCGTGAAGCTGCCCCAAAATATGGGACTCCTGAACGACAAAGACTAATTGAcgaggtttgttttcactttgtAACTTTCCTCTTTTCTTATCTTTCATATGGTGTATGGATAGTAGTGGTAATGGAATTGTTATTGCttgcaaaatttgaatttacagatTCATGAATACATGCTTAGCAAGGCAACCCCGGTTCCCCAGCAAAATCTTGAACAGAAATCAGTAGAGAGCTCGAATAACatagaaagtgaagaagaagttcAGATGAACCCCGACAATGACATAATAGCTGATGTTGCTGGTGCTGAAATTCAGCAAAACCCAGTAGTTGATGGCATGATTGTGGAAGATGTTCATGAGGTGCAGGTAAATGCTAATGCTGGCCCATTGAATGTCAGATTTAGTGCAGGATTAAGCGTATCAAGAAGGGTTGCTGCTGGAGAGACTTCCCAACATCAAGTGCAGGGGTCAGAAGGAACGGTTCCAAAACCTGCTGATGATCGGTTTTTTACTTGGGCTGCTATTGGTCTTACCATTGCTATAACGGTTCTTTTGTTGAAGAAATTCTTGAAATCTAGCGGACATGATTTTGGATCGGATGGGGGGTTGTAGGTTTTTGATAATGTCAACTACTGTCTTGACATGTTCTGTATATATTTATAGTCTAGTACTAGACAAGTCTATGTTTGAGCATTGTGAGTCATATATGTTAGAGTTGACATCAATTTGAATGATATCAAACATTTGATTACTATCTAAACAATATTCTACTTATCTCTCAttgggtttttcttttttgtttagttCTGATTTTCCTGTTTTCTTTCTGTTGAGTGAGAAGCAAAAAAATGGGATACTTACTCATCATCGCTAACCGAAGAAACACGATTCTGTTAGCCACATTGA is a genomic window of Papaver somniferum cultivar HN1 unplaced genomic scaffold, ASM357369v1 unplaced-scaffold_137, whole genome shotgun sequence containing:
- the LOC113334403 gene encoding ubiquitin-conjugating enzyme E2 32-like, with the protein product MAEEKFNRKNPAVKRILQEVKEMQSNPSDDFMSLPLEENLFEWQFAIRGPADSEFEGGIYHGRIQLPSEYPFKPPSFMLLTPNGRFETQTKICLSISNHHPEHWQPSWSVRTALVALIAFMPTNPGGALGSLDYKKEERRVLAVKSREAAPKYGTPERQRLIDEIHEYMLSKATPVPQQNLEQKSVESSNNIESEEEVQMNPDNDIIADVAGAEIQQNPVVDGMIVEDVHEVQVNANAGPLNVRFSAGLSVSRRVAAGETSQHQVQGSEGTVPKPADDRFFTWAAIGLTIAITVLLLKKFLKSSGHDFGSDGGL